From a single Lonchura striata isolate bLonStr1 chromosome 13, bLonStr1.mat, whole genome shotgun sequence genomic region:
- the PPP1R3E gene encoding protein phosphatase 1 regulatory subunit 3E, protein MDKAGSLHSSVPGPPPRLYLPRNFSCSACLYGSLAEQCRAGCSPDGDAAPTPVVREAAGEKPPPSRGREPTLPAVPPSPTQRRRAKSLPTPGDRSLRPALQQSPSRRKTVRFADSLGLELTSVHLFCEADLPRVPLPAPPTPRPADLLKTRKPPALGDLEPVLFGPPPPLLEPLFPPQPGASPGFAERVRQHKVRLEWVRAEPAGLRGAVRVLNLAYEKVVSVRYTLNGWASCAEAAATYQPPAPADGITDRFAFMLPLGAAAETTLEFAVRYRVAGAEYWDNNEGKNYRLRGRQRVPPVAGPPQDPDSSAWIHFI, encoded by the coding sequence ATGGATAAGGCGGGTTCGCTGCACAGCTCGGTGCCCGGGCCGCCACCCCGGCTCTACCTGCCGCGTAACTTCAGCTGCAGCGCCTGCCTCTATGGCAGCCTGGCCGAGCAATGCAGGGCGGGCTGCAGCCCCGACGGCGACGCCGCGCCCACGCCCGTGGTGCGGGAAGCGGCGGGCGAGAAGCCGCCGCCGAGCCGCGGCCGGGAGCCCACGCTGCCCGCGGtaccccccagccccacgcaGCGCCGCCGCGCCAAGTCGCTGCCCACGCCCGGCGACCGCAGCCTGCGCCCCGCGCTGCAGCAGAGCCCGTCTCGCCGCAAGACCGTGCGGTTCGCCGactccctggggctggagctcacCTCCGTGCACCTCTTCTGCGAGGCCGACCTGCCGCGGGTGCCGCTGCCCGCGCCGCCGACGCCGCGTCCCGCCGACCTCCTCAAGACCAGGAAGCCGCCGGCGCTGGGCGACCTGGAGCCGGTGCTGTtcgggccgccgccgccgctgctggAGCCGCTGTTCCCGCCGCAGCCCGGCGCCAGCCCCGGCTTCGCGGAGCGGGTGCGGCAGCACAAGGTGAGGCTGGAGTGGGTGCGGGCAGAGCCGGCGGGGCTGCGCGGGGCCGTGCGCGTCCTCAACCTCGCCTACGAGAAGGTCGTGTCGGTGCGCTACACGCTCAATGGCTGGGCCAGCTGCGCCGAGGCTGCCGCCACGTACCAGCCGCCCGCGCCGGCCGACGGCATCACCGACCGCTTCGCCTTCATGCTGCCCCTGGGCGCCGCCGCCGAGACCACACTGGAGTTCGCCGTCCGCTACCGCGTGGCCGGCGCCGAGTACTGGGACAACAACGAGGGCAAGAACTACCGGCTGCGGGGCCGGCAGCGCGTCCCGCCCGTCGCAGGGCCCCCGCAGGACCCcgacagctctgcctggatccacTTCATCTGA